The sequence TCCAACACTCATTCTGGGAGCGATTCCGACAGTTGGACCAGGTTTTTAAGCCTGATTCTTGACTTCCGCCTAATGATATTCGCTTGTCATCCAGAATCCGCTGGTTTCAAGGAATCGTCAGGAACTGGAATTACTTCTTCTTGATCTTGGTTATCCCTGCGATACTCTTCTTTTCGCTCTTTGTGACCGTAGCCTTCTGCACCTTTGTGATGCCAGCCACGCTCTCTTTCAATGTTTTTCGTTTCACTTCCTTCGCCATAATCCGCCTGTGATCTTGGTTTCGTGAGGGTTAATCCGAGGACTAGTGAGGCAGTAATGCCAAGCCGGAAAAACCAAAGTACGCATTTATCAATCTTGGTAAGTCGAAGCTCTGTTCTTGATATGACTTTTGAGTACCTAGGGTCCACCTCAGCTCTGGTCTCCCTGGTGGCTGCACCTTTCGCCAATAACGCATTCAGCTTGTAAACAGTCAGAATCAGAAGTATTGCAGATCCAAATGCGCCCAAAATACTGATATATAGCCATTGTTGGAGTCGAGAGGTAGAGCCAATTGTAGACAGCAATGTCACTACGATAGCAATACCACCAGCCGAAAGTGTCATGAGGCTTTTATCAAGCTCCATGCGGCTGCCAATGAATACGTCTAGGAAGGCTCCGAACAGAACATCGTCCCTTTTTCTTGAATTGGACATAGATCTGAAATCGGATTCTGGATAACGGATATGCGGCGATCTGACGCCTACTTATCAGAAAGTAACTGGCCTCAGATCAGCACGCCAGAACTGCGAGTGCGCAAAATGTGCTTGGTATGTCGAAAACTAATTGCTTCCGACAGCACAGCGGCACCAATCAAAGGAGATGGAGACTGTTCTTTAACGCGACCCGATAATCACTTTATTCCTGGGTTCGATAATTTGTCCTTGAATTGGCTGCGAGTACACAGCCTGATTTACTCCGTTGACGTCATACCCCTGACTTTCGAGGTAGGCTTTGATCTCCGTTGCAAATCTGAACGCTTCCGCGTCGCCCATTACTGCTGTCAGGTCCACAGGTTCTGATTTGTCGAGATGCTGCGTGAGGGAAGATCTACTATTTGAGTCAAGTGTCCGCGGAGAATGCCCAACATTGACCTGGCCAGCAGTGATGCCGCCCATCTGGTTGATGCTCGAGACGTTGTACTTATCACCCATATCAATCACCGTATTGAAGAAATAGACCGATTATGGTGGCCAAAGAAGCAAGAAATGCGACAATGCCCCCTACAACTTGGGCCCACTTTGGCCAACCTGAATCAGGCTCCTTGTTCGGGTCACCAGATCGAACCTCACCAGCGTTTATCCCTCCGGATTGATTCTTTGAGGTCACGTTGATTGTTTTGGACATAGCTCAGCACACCTAGTGAAACGACCTGAATTTAAGCATTTGCGTGCAGTGTCACAGTATTTACACATACATGTGGATAAGTTTTCGAAATAACGGCCGGCGGATTCTCGGCGAGCTGACGCCCACCTGCCAGAAAGTAGCTAGTCTCAGACCGGCACACCAGAACTGCGAGTCCGCAAAAACCGCTTGTTATGTTGATTTCTGAATTGCGTCCAGAGCTTCTTCGAGGTGTTCATACCCACCTTGAAAAATATCAACCTCGCCCTGAGTTGTGCTTCGTACAGCCTCACGCATTATGCCTATTCGCTTGAGCTGTGGAGCCACACGTCGGTCGACTTCAGCAACAAACTCCCTGAAATCGGCAGTTCGGTCGCCAATCTTGTAACCACTGGGTCCGCTCACAATGAGAATGCCCGCATCTCTCAGGGGACCAATAACATTCGTCCTCAAGTTCGTTGCGCCAATATCCTGTCCAGCTGCTTCTTGAAGCGCCTCTAGAATAACCTGAGTCGCGGTGAAGGTGCCAGCAGACTGGGCATCGAGTCGAAAAAGCAAAAAGTTAAGGACACTGCATCGTAGTACTATTTCAGGAAGAGCAGAGTCGTAGTTGTCTTCGAGGTATTGATGAGCAGCACGCCTAGAATAAAGATTAACTTTGGCATCTTGTTCATCAGAAACTTCGTTTTGCTCGATATATCCCCTCATCCTTGCAGGCCAGTGATGGTTGCCGATCAGCTTCCCGCTGAGAGCTTGTAAAACTGCCTCGCTCTGTTCCGTCTTTTTTTTGGGGTCGTAGGCGCGAGCCATTGATCCTGCAACCAAGTCGGCAAGCTGAATGAGTGGCTCATTGGCTGAGTCCTGAAAAGCAATTTCGTGGTCCGAGAACAGGTCCTGCGGAACGTGAACACCTTTTACATACTTGGCAAAACCATCCATAAACTGTTCCCTCCCGACCTCGTCAAGCGTCATGTGGAGGCGCGGAATCGCCAAAAAGAGCCTTTGAAATAGC is a genomic window of Rhodothermales bacterium containing:
- a CDS encoding DUF3800 domain-containing protein gives rise to the protein MRLPLIASRYVDFYMTETPTILTFLDEYGDKSLNVDKSGVTNHFIVAAIIVHPDNADKVRGVIKGISDKYFSGAEVKSSSIGKNDKRRLAILSELENAPFKAVVFAVDKSKLLPTSGLIYKRSFIKYLHGLLFQRLFLAIPRLHMTLDEVGREQFMDGFAKYVKGVHVPQDLFSDHEIAFQDSANEPLIQLADLVAGSMARAYDPKKKTEQSEAVLQALSGKLIGNHHWPARMRGYIEQNEVSDEQDAKVNLYSRRAAHQYLEDNYDSALPEIVLRCSVLNFLLFRLDAQSAGTFTATQVILEALQEAAGQDIGATNLRTNVIGPLRDAGILIVSGPSGYKIGDRTADFREFVAEVDRRVAPQLKRIGIMREAVRSTTQGEVDIFQGGYEHLEEALDAIQKST